A segment of the Colletotrichum destructivum chromosome 3, complete sequence genome:
CCTATTGATCTCGTTGTACCGCACCGCGCCCTGGTCTTCGGTGTCGTCCTTTGTGCGCCTCTTGGGCTTGCCGACATGAGCATCCGGATGGTATTGCTCCATGATGTTGACGAAGCAGTCCCTGGAGACCTCCTCAGCCAGGAACTTCATGATCCGTTGgccttctgcttcttttcCGGGCATTACCAGGTGCCGCACAAGGAGGCCCTTTTTGGCGATGCCGTCCCCGGTAAAGCACAGGTCGCCGACCTGTTTGTGCATCGCCTTGATGCTCTCGCGTGCGGTGGCTGCATAGTCATCCGCCTTCAGAAGGCGCTTGGAAGTGGCCGCCTCCCATACCTTGAAGTCGGGGAGGTAAATATCCACCAAGCCATCGAGCAGTTCAAGGGAAGCCAGCGAGTCAAAGCTGGAAGTGTTGTAGATGATTGGAACCCTCAGGCCTAGCTCCTTCGCATGTAGGATACTGAGCACAACCTGGGGAACAACGTGTTCCGGggtgatgaggttgatgTTATGGACGCGGCCGACTTGCTGCAGCTTGATGTACCATTCGCCCAGCTCCTCAGGCGTCAGGTCCTGGCCGTTGCGCTGATGGGCGATATCATGGTTCTGGCAGAAGACGCAGCGGAGGTTGCAGCCCGAGAAGAATACGGCGCCGCTGCCATTGTGTCCCTGGATGCATGGTTCTGGGGTCTTGGTCAGTGTGGCCGCCCTTGCAGAAATTCCGAGATGGAATGCTGTGTGGTTGGACACGATGAAGGGGGAGGATGCTTCAGACCTTCACCGAAATGCGGCGCAATCACATTGACCTTCGTGTTGTCGCCAACCAGGCACATTCCAGTCTTTTCAAAGCGGTTGACCCCGCATAGCCGCGGACATAGATTGCAGTTGGAAAGATGAGCGTAGGCCTTGGATCGCTTCTTGGATTCATCGATGGAAGACAATGTCATGTACCTAGGCATGTAGTCCTCAAGGAGGAACGGGGGCGCGAGGTGGAGTAAGCGACGAGAGTTTCCCATGGCCGGATTACGGCGGAAGAGCTCATGTCGTCGTACAAAGGCTCGTCCCAGTGTTTTCACGTTCATTGTGCAATGCAATCATCGCAAGCCGAGATGAAGTTGATGGAAACAGCTATCGCGTCACAGGATGACGacagggaggaggaagaggaagaggaggaggatgatgaggagaGGTCGTATTACCTAAGATGCCACACCATTGGCTGAAGAGACCGGTGTGGGTCTACGTTCCttccctacctacctaggtaggtaaggtaaggcAGGTCGGTAGGCATCTGCGTTTGACAGGGAAGGTGCCACTTTGtgcctctttcttcttccaaaGGTACCTTACTTTACCTTACCTCAGGTTCCGACCTCTGGACTCAGTCTTGTCCTACTTGACTTCGTACCGCCAACACGACTTTCTCAACTGAATTGCTGAAATCCCCTCGGATCATGCGGTTTCGGTAATCGCTGGAGGTCTCTTGGCAACTGTCTCCAAGGTCGCCGGGTTGCATTCAGTTTAGACATGCTGAAGGCCGGGGATTACCGATCCGGTTGCATGGCATTGCTAACAGCAGAGTTACACTTTATTAATATTACCTACCTTCGGACGATTCCTCTCACAGGGGCTAAGTGTGGTCCGAGCGGATGCTTGCCAGGAAGGTCAGCTTTGCCTTGCAACGACACCCCTGTATCTATGATCTATTCCGGGACAAAAGTCCATGAAGGATCAAAACCACAAAAATCTCCGATTCTGTCGTAACACCCTTTTTACCACCGTAGCAACATTGAATGCCAGCAAGATAATTCGTCTGTTCTGCAAGTAATCAGACAGTAAAACTTTGCCGATTCCCAGTTCTCATCCAGTACCGAAGTAGAAAGCTCTCCTGTACTTATGACGTATAAAGCCGAGTCAATATGTGGTGAAGGATGCCAGTGTTGAGAGTAAGCAACTGTAACCTCGAGGTAAATGAGCCAATCACGCGGGAACGGTGTGATGCCGGAATCAGGTTCGACTCTTTGGTTGACTTGTTTCGAAACATATTGCTATGGATGTGAAAACGATAATACAGCCTGGTGTGTCGGCAAACCTCCCCTCTGATATCATCTCACACCACTCCTCTTGAAAGAAGCATCTAGGGCTTCCTGACTTGGGAGGAACCGGCCAAGAAACCGTTGGGCTTAAGATGAAATTGGAAGCAGATCTGTGCAATAACATACGCTCAGGGTGAGCTGTAGGCTCTTCCCTCGTCCGGTTCTCTCACTTTACTTTTGATCAACTTGGCAGCTTTGTTGTGACCCCACCGGTTCACTCGCTGCAACCCTCGCCCTTATTCACCATTAGGTTTTTCTTACCTTCACTCTTCTATATACCCCCTTGGGAAAGGTTTCTTTTGTTTCATGCAAACGCACTTTCTTTGGCGACTTTCTTTGACATGGATTCCACGttggttttcttttgtttCGTTTCCCTCGTGCTCCTCCCTTTCTCGAGCGCCCTCCACATCACCAGCCAGACTATCGACAACTTTCTACTTGCTGAGTATGATTATGTCGTGGTCGGAGGTGGCATCTCAGGACTGGTCGTGGCGAACCGACTGAGCGAAGACTCGAACAGTACCGACCCCCTCTTGCGCCGTCTTATTCTGGGCTTGCTAACTGTATATAGGGACCGTCCTCGTAATCGAGTCGGGTGAACTGTAAGTTGGCCATCCAAAGATCTTTCAGATCTTCGAGGCCTATTACTGACTCTTCTAGTGACGGGCGTGAGAGCAATATTGTGGCCCCCGGCTACATCGGCCTCCCGTACCCTTCGCCCTATGGCCAGAGCGTGGTGACTGCCCCTCAGAACTTTCTCGATGGCAAGACGCGCAGTATAAATCAAGGCAAAGGCATTGGCGGTGGCTCAGTGGTCAATGGAATGTGCTGGACCAGAGGCGCGGCTGCCGACTTCGACGCCTGGGAAGAACTGGGTAATCCGGGCTGGGGATGGAAAGGCCTTCTTCCCTACTTCAAGAAGGTAAACAGTGCCCTCGCGAATGACCAAGAAGAGGGTTGTTAATGAACCATGATAAAGGTCGAGAACTACACCGTCAATGTGGACGAGAATCTGCGAAACCGCCTCAACATTCACCCGAACATGCTGTTTCACGGAACCCAAGGACCGATTAATGTTGCCTACCCGCGTCACTTCTACGACTCATCCGGTAAGTAGCCTATCTCTCCACTCCCTTAAAAACTGAACTCTCGAACCGACTATTGCAGATCATGTTCTCCAAGGGTTTTCGGAGATCGGTCTCCGTCTGTCAGGCGACCTTAACACGGGTGACCTGACGGGCGCTATGATCGTTCCGTCAAGCATGTCTCCTACCAACCAGACTCGCTCTGATGCGCGAACTGGATATTTTGACTCGGCCATCTCCCGCTCGAACTTGCACGTTGTAACCGGGCAGACCGCTACGCGACTGATTGTGGGCTTGCCTGGCTCGTTGGCCGAAGACGACCGGCGCCGTATCATCGGAGTTGATGTGAGCCAACATCCTACCTAGCCTGTCGGTTTCTCAACTAGGCAACTGACAAGGCTGCTACGGTCTCATAGTTCTCATCAGGACCCTCCGGGATCAACAAGACGGTGACGAGTAACAGAGAGGTCattctcgccgccggcggcatccaGTCCCCGACGCTGCTTCAAGTCTCCGGCATCGGCCCCAGACAAGTCCTGGAATCCTTGAACATCTCCGTGCAGATCGACCTGCCCGGCGTTGGAAATAACTTTCAGGATCATCCTATGGCTCACTTCCCATTTGATTGTGAGCATAAAACTACGTTCTTGGAACCACAAGACGTCCAGCTAACCCCTGGCCCAGACTCGAACTCATCCCTTTTCACTTCTCGTGACCTCACGGGCGACGCTTTCGGAGACGCGCTTAACACTTTCCTTACCAACCATTCTGGTACGTACGAATTGTGAAACAAGAAAAGACAGTGGAACAAGCAGCTCACTTTCTCAGGCCCCTTGACGGCGCCCTTGATCAACACCGTCGCCTTCCCAAGCCTGCTTTGGCACGGAGACGAAGGCGAGGCCCTTCAAAACACCACAAGCCAGTCCTCCTTCGAATTCATCCCCCTCGACACCCCGCCGACAGTGAAAGCCGGCTACGCCGCGCAGAAGCGCCTAGTCTTATcccacctcgcccgcgccgacgtcggcgctTACGAGCTCCTCACCACCTCCTGGGGCCAGgtctccgtcgccgcgcAGAAGCCCCTGTCGCGCGGCACCGTCCGGCCGTCCTCCACTTCCGTCTTCGACGGGCCGCTGCTCGACCCGCGGTATTGCGCTGACCCGTTCGATTGCAAGATCATCCGGCTCGGCCTGCAGACGACGCGGCGACTCATGCAGACCGAGGCGATGAGGCCGCTGCTTCCCGTCACTGACGCACGGTTCGagggggacgacgaggggaagCTGATGACGGCGCTGAAGCCGCTCGTCGGCACCGAGTACCACCCCAGCGGGACGACGAGCATGATGCCGCGGGAgttgggcggcgtcgtggacgcGGGGCTGACGGTGTACGGGACGTGTAACCTGCGGGTCGTCGACGCGGGGGtcatgcccttgatcccgGGTGCGCATATCCAGGCTGCGGTTTATGCCGTGGCTGAAAAGGTATGTCCTCGTCGGATGGTGATTATGAGTGGCCAAGAAGCTTGCTAACAACACTATTGACAGGCAGCCGACATCATCAAGGATACAACGAGCAGCCCGGAGGCCTGCCCTCTCGGTGTTCCAAAGTGGCCCCCCGTTCAGGGTGCTGTCTGATAGCTCGAGCGATGGCGTATTCGGGCAGTAGTAcggaaggaagaagaagtagaagagTTAGTTGCTCAATGATAATAATAATGCTCTCCTGATCGCCTTGACTGAGTATTGATGTTGCACTTGGTGAGCCACCCATCCACCGGTTTTatgtctctttctcttcatTTGATTTCTCTACTGTCTCGGGATCCGAGGGGCTGTGGATGATTCCAAACATTAGATGCCTCAGGGTGGTGACTCGGTAGTTGGAGGGACAGAATCTGAGATATAAGTAGGAACAGTCGAAGTCACACAGTGAACAACTGTGATCATCTTATACGCTAGCTTCTCCGGCACCGAAGGGGGCCAAATTGATGAGATAGGATGACCAGCGAGGAAACTGCCGAGCAAAAAATAATAAGTGCATGAATGCAGTTGCCAGAATAGTTGGCATTCCTCATGGGCTGCTCGCAAGTGGTATCGTACAGTCGTTGCAAAGTCAATCATTCCATAACAATCTCAGGCGTTGTCTTCAACCCATTGCTCGACCCTCTCGATGAGGTCGGTTTTCTTCCCCGTCGTGCTCTGTCCTCTCGCAGCCAGGATGTCCTTCAGATCCGCCACCAACATCTTACTcaagccgccgccatcgatGGCCGCCTTGAGCTGTGCCGTGGTCAGCCCCTGCCCGGACACCTtcgcgctcctcggcgccgccttcaccCTCTTGGCAGGCctctcgtcatcgtcgtcgtccataTCACGCTTAATGGCAGCCTTTGCCAACGCGTTCTTGGTTTCGGCCTGCAGGACCTCTGCCCACTCATCCAAGTACCCGCCTGCGCGCTTGCTGATGGCTTTGTACTTTGGCTCCGTGAGGTCTTCCGCCTTCTCCGGGTactcctcctcgagggccaAGACCTGAAGGATCTTGTAGTGCCACTGCAGTGAGGGGTTGGGGTACTTCTTGGGGTTGAACATGGCCTTTGGTAGCTGCAAC
Coding sequences within it:
- a CDS encoding Putative aldolase-type TIM barrel, pyruvate-formate lyase-activating enzyme, predicted gives rise to the protein MNVKTLGRAFVRRHELFRRNPAMGNSRRLLHLAPPFLLEDYMPRYMTLSSIDESKKRSKAYAHLSNCNLCPRLCGVNRFEKTGMCLVGDNTKVNVIAPHFGEEPCIQGHNGSGAVFFSGCNLRCVFCQNHDIAHQRNGQDLTPEELGEWYIKLQQVGRVHNINLITPEHVVPQVVLSILHAKELGLRVPIIYNTSSFDSLASLELLDGLVDIYLPDFKVWEAATSKRLLKADDYAATARESIKAMHKQVGDLCFTGDGIAKKGLLVRHLVMPGKEAEGQRIMKFLAEEVSRDCFVNIMEQYHPDAHVGKPKRRTKDDTEDQGAVRYNEINRAVSGDEVSSVRRAAEAAGLWRFCDPPRHDGFNI
- a CDS encoding Putative glucose-methanol-choline oxidoreductase, FAD/NAD(P)-binding domain superfamily: MDSTLVFFCFVSLVLLPFSSALHITSQTIDNFLLAEYDYVVVGGGISGLVVANRLSEDSNRTVLVIESGELDGRESNIVAPGYIGLPYPSPYGQSVVTAPQNFLDGKTRSINQGKGIGGGSVVNGMCWTRGAAADFDAWEELGNPGWGWKGLLPYFKKVENYTVNVDENLRNRLNIHPNMLFHGTQGPINVAYPRHFYDSSDHVLQGFSEIGLRLSGDLNTGDLTGAMIVPSSMSPTNQTRSDARTGYFDSAISRSNLHVVTGQTATRLIVGLPGSLAEDDRRRIIGVDFSSGPSGINKTVTSNREVILAAGGIQSPTLLQVSGIGPRQVLESLNISVQIDLPGVGNNFQDHPMAHFPFDYSNSSLFTSRDLTGDAFGDALNTFLTNHSGPLTAPLINTVAFPSLLWHGDEGEALQNTTSQSSFEFIPLDTPPTVKAGYAAQKRLVLSHLARADVGAYELLTTSWGQVSVAAQKPLSRGTVRPSSTSVFDGPLLDPRYCADPFDCKIIRLGLQTTRRLMQTEAMRPLLPVTDARFEGDDEGKLMTALKPLVGTEYHPSGTTSMMPRELGGVVDAGLTVYGTCNLRVVDAGVMPLIPGAHIQAAVYAVAEKAADIIKDTTSSPEACPLGVPKWPPVQGAV